One stretch of Streptomyces zhihengii DNA includes these proteins:
- a CDS encoding helix-turn-helix domain-containing protein, producing the protein MPPAAVSPQDPRTVALRLDLPPRVASIGTGVHGTTGLHDVFRLPDLWQLHLYAYDGELDVDGERFTIRPGRVSLVPPGALVRYRYRGRSEHLYAHLALPGTGEAVRVPVMQDCGALLPVLGDLLRHAAAAGAGQPGRAAADVWAALWRVAGLAGARGAPAGPHPAFAAAVAYIESRIAEPLTVPAVAAAAGVSHNHLTRLFRAEAGATVVAHIRRRRMERARHLLRESTLSVAAVAAAVGVADLQAFNKACRRELGASPRAVRAGHGSG; encoded by the coding sequence ATGCCACCGGCCGCCGTCTCCCCGCAGGACCCCCGGACGGTCGCGCTCCGGCTCGATCTGCCGCCCCGGGTCGCGAGCATCGGCACGGGGGTGCACGGCACCACGGGGCTGCACGACGTCTTCCGGCTGCCGGACCTGTGGCAGCTCCATCTCTACGCCTACGACGGCGAACTCGACGTCGACGGCGAGCGGTTCACGATCCGGCCCGGCCGGGTGAGCCTGGTGCCGCCCGGAGCGCTGGTGCGCTACCGGTACCGGGGCCGCTCGGAGCATCTGTACGCCCACCTGGCGCTGCCGGGCACCGGCGAGGCGGTGCGGGTGCCCGTCATGCAGGACTGCGGCGCGCTGCTGCCCGTGCTGGGCGACCTGCTGCGGCACGCCGCCGCCGCGGGGGCCGGGCAGCCGGGACGGGCGGCGGCGGACGTGTGGGCGGCGCTGTGGCGGGTCGCCGGACTGGCCGGGGCCCGGGGCGCGCCGGCCGGCCCGCACCCGGCGTTCGCCGCGGCCGTCGCGTACATCGAGTCCCGTATCGCGGAGCCGCTGACGGTGCCCGCCGTCGCGGCCGCCGCGGGCGTCTCCCACAACCACCTCACCCGGCTGTTCCGGGCCGAGGCCGGCGCCACCGTGGTGGCGCACATCCGGCGGCGCCGGATGGAGCGGGCGCGGCATCTGCTGCGCGAGTCCACGCTCTCGGTGGCCGCCGTCGCCGCGGCGGTCGGCGTCGCCGACCTCCAGGCGTTCAACAAGGCCTGCCGAAGGGAACTCGGCGCCTCCCCGCGCGCCGTCCGCGCCGGCCACGGGAGCGGCTGA
- a CDS encoding alpha-L-fucosidase, protein MPLQPWFSDAKLGIFVHWGVYAVEGVPESWAFYTGRMPHERYMAQLDGFTAAKYDPAAWADLFARAGARYAVLTARHHDGVALWDTAFGELDVVRRTPAGRDLVGPYADALRERRLRVGLYYSHSDWNHPDYASVLHPSPGRDHADVLTSPWVAPAGGAEDPAAWARYLAYRDGQVGELADRYRPDLLWFDGEWERAAGQWGADALAARVLAAGPKTVFNARLPGHGDYATPEQGVPPVAPEGPWELCLTVNDSWGFQPGDTRHKPVRQLVRHFTETIGAGGNLLLGVGPREDGTFTAEQTERLEGLGAWIAAHRDAVYGTAAGLPPGHHYGPSTLSADRRTLYLVCFDAPREHVAVRGLRNRVRRVSVLGTGAPLGHRVDGGLHEVPGTTWIDAPRESDVDAYATVLALELDGELDLYRGTGRT, encoded by the coding sequence ATGCCCCTGCAGCCCTGGTTCTCCGACGCCAAGCTCGGGATCTTCGTCCACTGGGGCGTCTACGCCGTCGAGGGCGTCCCCGAGTCCTGGGCGTTCTACACCGGGCGGATGCCCCACGAGCGGTACATGGCACAGCTCGACGGCTTCACCGCGGCCAAGTACGACCCCGCCGCGTGGGCGGACCTGTTCGCCCGCGCCGGAGCCCGGTACGCCGTGCTGACCGCGCGTCACCACGACGGGGTCGCCCTGTGGGACACCGCCTTCGGCGAGCTGGACGTCGTGCGCCGTACGCCCGCGGGGCGCGACCTCGTCGGGCCGTACGCCGACGCGCTGCGCGAGCGGAGGCTGCGGGTGGGCCTGTACTACTCGCACTCCGACTGGAACCACCCCGACTACGCCAGCGTGCTGCACCCGTCCCCGGGCCGGGACCACGCGGACGTGCTGACCAGCCCCTGGGTGGCACCGGCCGGCGGGGCCGAGGACCCCGCCGCCTGGGCGCGCTACCTCGCCTACCGCGACGGCCAGGTCGGCGAGCTGGCCGACCGCTACCGTCCGGACCTGCTGTGGTTCGACGGCGAGTGGGAGCGCGCCGCCGGACAGTGGGGCGCCGACGCGCTCGCCGCCCGCGTCCTCGCCGCCGGTCCGAAGACGGTGTTCAACGCGCGGCTGCCCGGCCACGGCGACTACGCCACCCCGGAGCAGGGCGTGCCGCCGGTCGCCCCCGAGGGGCCGTGGGAGCTGTGCCTGACGGTGAACGACTCCTGGGGGTTCCAGCCGGGCGACACCCGCCACAAGCCGGTGCGCCAACTGGTGCGCCACTTCACGGAGACGATCGGCGCGGGCGGCAACCTGCTGCTCGGCGTCGGTCCCCGCGAGGACGGGACCTTCACCGCCGAGCAGACGGAGCGCCTCGAAGGGCTCGGCGCCTGGATCGCGGCCCACCGGGACGCCGTGTACGGGACGGCGGCGGGCCTGCCCCCGGGTCACCACTACGGCCCGAGCACCCTGTCGGCCGACCGCCGCACCCTGTACCTGGTCTGCTTCGACGCGCCGCGCGAACACGTCGCCGTACGGGGGCTGCGCAACCGGGTGCGGCGGGTGTCCGTGCTGGGCACGGGCGCCCCGCTCGGCCACCGGGTCGACGGCGGTCTACACGAGGTCCCCGGTACCACCTGGATCGACGCGCCCCGCGAGTCGGACGTGGACGCGTACGCGACGGTCCTCGCACTGGAGCTCGACGGCGAACTCGACCTCTACCGCGGCACCGGCCGCACCTGA
- a CDS encoding potassium channel family protein, producing MAAAQTRGRRSGLPVRGWVVGTTCAAAMTLAYFLVPLEHFGTDRPLLSWAVFIALLVSVALLLLVQIRDVLTDDPRARPGIVIPLLVCLTVVVFAGAYHVLARHPGEFSGLSTRTDALYFTVVTLATVGYGDIVPTGQSARVVTMVQILYTFVFLTAATTTLSRRLRSRVGERLGVRIDGPDGPDEPGPSAPEPGAR from the coding sequence ATGGCGGCCGCGCAAACCAGAGGCCGGCGCAGCGGGCTGCCGGTGCGCGGCTGGGTCGTGGGCACCACCTGCGCGGCGGCGATGACGCTGGCGTACTTCCTGGTGCCCCTGGAGCATTTCGGCACCGACAGGCCGCTGCTGAGCTGGGCGGTCTTCATCGCGCTGCTGGTCTCGGTGGCGCTGCTGCTGCTGGTGCAGATCCGCGACGTCCTCACCGACGACCCGCGCGCCCGGCCGGGCATCGTGATCCCGCTGCTGGTGTGTCTGACGGTGGTCGTCTTCGCGGGGGCGTACCACGTGCTGGCCCGGCATCCCGGCGAGTTCAGCGGCCTGAGCACCCGCACGGACGCCCTGTACTTCACGGTGGTCACGCTGGCGACCGTCGGCTACGGGGACATCGTGCCCACCGGGCAGAGCGCCCGGGTGGTGACCATGGTCCAGATCCTCTACACCTTCGTCTTCCTGACGGCGGCGACCACGACGCTCTCCCGGCGGCTGCGCAGCCGGGTCGGCGAGCGGCTCGGCGTCCGCATCGACGGCCCGGACGGCCCCGACGAGCCGGGCCCCTCCGCCCCGGAGCCCGGCGCGCGGTGA
- a CDS encoding DUF7144 family membrane protein — protein MSQQSPPVGAMPPVPDPHSGWVTGGVVFAGVLMLCTGVLAVFQGIAGIAEDDWYARVGDYVYRVNLTGWGWIHLVLGVLVAATGAGVLKGASWARITGILLASLSMVTQFLFLPYAPVWSVIVIALDVFVIWALAAHHPAEPVL, from the coding sequence ATGAGCCAGCAGTCGCCCCCGGTGGGCGCGATGCCCCCGGTGCCCGATCCGCACAGCGGCTGGGTGACCGGGGGAGTCGTCTTCGCCGGTGTCCTCATGCTCTGCACCGGGGTCCTCGCCGTATTCCAGGGGATCGCGGGCATCGCCGAGGACGACTGGTACGCGCGGGTCGGCGACTACGTCTACCGCGTCAACCTGACCGGCTGGGGCTGGATCCACCTGGTGCTCGGCGTCCTGGTCGCGGCGACCGGCGCCGGCGTCCTCAAGGGCGCCTCCTGGGCCCGGATCACCGGCATCCTGCTGGCGTCGCTGTCGATGGTCACCCAGTTCCTCTTCCTGCCGTACGCACCGGTCTGGTCGGTGATCGTGATCGCGCTGGACGTGTTCGTGATCTGGGCCCTCGCCGCACACCACCCCGCGGAACCGGTGCTCTGA
- a CDS encoding SpoIIE family protein phosphatase produces the protein MGSDVFRAGIAGESRAEAALSPPGGLMDLLGVAAVVLDAEGRIVLWSPQAEELLGYTPQEALGRPAARLLVADEHLDLVLDLFQQVMESGEGWEGVFRVHHKDGSTRLLEWRNMRLQDDTGNLYALGLAQDQATLRRVERDLALSVRLVDQSPIGLAVLRPDLRYVAVNPALERIGGLPAEELLGRSFRETLPFGDADRLEAALREVLATGTPLLDRHVVGRIRAEPAGERAWSVSLYRLEDPGGRVIGVAVSVVDVTDRHRAAIEAERARSRLALIADASVRIGTTLDLEQTARELADVAVPRLADVAAVDVLDRVLAGPGGPPGPDSDEGHVLIRALAVAAAFPSVAVDAADRPGELARYDAGRLVTRCVATARPVVIPEVSAADLRVIARDDRAARLLARAGVHSYMAVPLIARGEVLGAIDLKRCRNPEPFTEDDVLLAAELASRAAVCIDNARWYREQRQTALTLQRSMLPEMPRRLVGLEAASRYQPARAGSEVGGDWFDVIPMERERTALVVGDVMGSGITAATAMGRLRTATQTLARLALDPAVVLRHLDEITAGLDPYIATCIYAVYDPHRAQCCIANAGHLPPVLVRRGCAPRLLDLPSGTPLGVGQVGGVPLRSITVGLDPGDVLVLYTDGLVETRDQDIDARLGTLTGLLQTVDATLGDTCERLLSALRRPDTPDDVALLMARVTG, from the coding sequence GTGGGCAGCGATGTGTTCCGTGCTGGCATCGCGGGTGAGAGCCGCGCGGAAGCGGCCCTGTCACCGCCGGGCGGGCTGATGGACCTGCTCGGGGTCGCCGCCGTCGTCCTCGACGCCGAGGGCCGGATCGTGCTCTGGAGCCCGCAGGCCGAGGAGCTGCTCGGCTACACGCCGCAGGAGGCCCTCGGCCGGCCCGCCGCTCGGCTGCTCGTCGCGGACGAGCACCTCGACCTGGTGCTCGACCTCTTCCAGCAGGTCATGGAGAGCGGCGAGGGCTGGGAGGGCGTCTTCCGGGTCCACCACAAGGACGGTTCGACCCGGCTGCTGGAGTGGCGCAACATGCGCCTCCAGGACGACACCGGCAACCTCTACGCCCTCGGCCTCGCCCAGGACCAGGCCACCCTGCGCCGTGTCGAGCGGGACCTCGCCCTCTCCGTCCGTCTCGTCGACCAGTCGCCGATCGGGCTGGCCGTGCTCCGCCCCGACCTGCGGTACGTGGCCGTCAACCCCGCCCTGGAGCGCATCGGCGGGCTGCCCGCCGAGGAGCTGCTCGGCCGCAGTTTCCGCGAGACGCTGCCGTTCGGCGACGCCGACCGGCTGGAGGCGGCCCTGCGGGAGGTCCTGGCCACCGGGACGCCGCTGCTGGACCGGCATGTGGTCGGGCGGATCCGCGCCGAACCGGCCGGGGAGCGCGCCTGGTCGGTGTCGCTGTACCGGCTGGAGGACCCGGGCGGGCGCGTGATCGGCGTCGCCGTGTCCGTCGTGGACGTCACCGACCGGCACCGGGCGGCCATCGAGGCGGAACGGGCCCGCAGCAGGCTCGCGCTCATCGCCGACGCCTCCGTGCGCATCGGGACGACGCTCGACCTGGAGCAGACCGCCCGCGAACTCGCGGACGTGGCCGTGCCCCGCCTGGCCGACGTCGCGGCCGTCGACGTGCTCGACCGGGTGCTCGCCGGGCCGGGCGGCCCTCCGGGCCCCGACTCCGACGAAGGGCATGTGCTGATCCGCGCGCTCGCCGTCGCCGCGGCCTTTCCCAGCGTCGCCGTCGACGCCGCCGACCGTCCGGGCGAGCTCGCCCGCTACGACGCCGGCCGCCTGGTCACCCGGTGCGTCGCCACCGCGCGCCCGGTGGTGATCCCCGAGGTGTCCGCCGCCGATCTGCGGGTCATCGCCCGCGACGACCGCGCCGCCCGGCTGCTGGCGCGGGCCGGGGTGCACTCGTACATGGCGGTGCCGCTGATCGCGCGGGGCGAGGTGCTGGGCGCGATCGACCTCAAGCGGTGCCGCAACCCGGAGCCGTTCACCGAGGACGACGTGCTGCTCGCCGCCGAGCTCGCCTCCCGCGCCGCCGTCTGCATCGACAACGCCCGCTGGTACCGCGAGCAGCGCCAGACCGCGCTCACCCTCCAGCGCAGCATGCTGCCCGAGATGCCCCGGCGGCTGGTCGGGCTGGAGGCCGCCTCCCGCTACCAGCCCGCGCGGGCCGGGAGCGAGGTCGGCGGCGACTGGTTCGACGTCATCCCCATGGAGCGGGAGCGCACCGCGCTGGTGGTCGGCGACGTGATGGGCAGCGGGATCACCGCGGCCACCGCCATGGGGCGGCTGCGCACCGCCACCCAGACGCTCGCCCGGCTGGCCCTGGACCCCGCGGTGGTGCTCCGCCACCTCGACGAGATCACCGCCGGGCTCGACCCGTACATCGCCACCTGCATCTACGCCGTCTACGACCCGCACCGCGCCCAGTGCTGCATCGCCAACGCGGGGCATCTGCCGCCGGTGCTGGTGCGGCGGGGCTGCGCGCCGCGGCTGCTGGACCTGCCGTCGGGGACGCCGCTCGGTGTCGGTCAGGTGGGCGGCGTCCCGCTGCGCAGCATCACCGTCGGCCTCGATCCCGGCGATGTGCTGGTGCTGTACACGGACGGCCTGGTGGAGACGAGGGACCAGGACATCGACGCCCGGCTCGGGACGTTGACGGGGCTGCTCCAGACGGTGGACGCGACGCTCGGTGACACGTGCGAGCGGCTGCTGAGCGCCCTGCGCAGGCCGGACACGCCCGACGACGTCGCCCTGCTGATGGCCCGCGTCACGGGCTGA